A region from the Candidatus Gracilibacteria bacterium genome encodes:
- the dprA gene encoding DNA-processing protein DprA — protein MTNYSIIPKNDSDYPPLLKEIRNSPEQLYGRGDLFLLKSACIAIVGTRAYTPYGKSLTDYFVEGLVSYGFTIVSGLAFGIDAIAHRATLKNNGKTIAVLGNGITEIYPTEHMDLAQEILEKGGAIVSEYPPNMPGQKHHFPQRNRIISGLSLGTLIVEAPEKSGALITAKFAFEQNRDVFAAPGDLFRETFKGNLNLIANDMARLVRTPEDVVAALREQPFLPLQREISSVRQKREPPLTTRAQKLVWQHVSGHPISNEEILEKTQLTISEMTIALSYLELKGYVKNMGFGRYCKT, from the coding sequence ATGACGAATTATTCAATCATCCCAAAAAACGATTCGGATTACCCTCCTTTATTAAAAGAAATCCGAAATTCTCCGGAACAATTGTATGGTCGCGGGGATCTTTTTTTACTCAAAAGCGCATGTATCGCCATCGTGGGAACGCGCGCCTATACGCCCTATGGAAAAAGTTTGACCGACTATTTTGTGGAAGGATTGGTGAGCTATGGCTTTACCATTGTGAGCGGTTTGGCGTTTGGGATTGATGCCATCGCGCACCGGGCAACGCTTAAAAATAATGGGAAAACCATCGCGGTATTGGGCAATGGAATCACGGAAATTTACCCAACCGAACACATGGATTTAGCTCAAGAAATCCTTGAAAAAGGCGGGGCAATCGTGAGTGAATATCCCCCCAATATGCCGGGCCAAAAACATCATTTCCCGCAGAGGAATCGAATCATCAGCGGACTTTCGTTGGGCACGCTCATTGTTGAGGCACCGGAAAAATCAGGAGCCCTGATTACTGCTAAGTTTGCGTTTGAGCAAAATCGAGATGTTTTTGCCGCGCCCGGAGATCTTTTCCGTGAAACGTTTAAAGGGAATTTGAATCTTATTGCCAATGATATGGCGCGCCTTGTCCGGACACCCGAGGACGTGGTGGCTGCATTGAGAGAACAGCCATTTTTGCCTTTGCAACGCGAGATCTCGTCTGTTCGCCAAAAACGCGAACCGCCACTCACCACCCGTGCTCAAAAACTCGTGTGGCAACATGTGTCCGGACATCCCATTTCCAACGAAGAAATTTTGGAAAAAACGCAACTCACCATCTCCGAAATGACCATCGCGTTGTCGTATTTGGAACTCAAAGGCTACGTCAAAAACATGGGGTTTGGGAGGTATTGTAAAACTTAA
- a CDS encoding PPC domain-containing DNA-binding protein — MQSQKIGNGYMIRLEKGEEIAESLKRFCQEKGIKSGSISGIGATDNISIKYYDLEQKKYDSKHFGGENYEILSLNGNVSLLNNEPFTHLHITLADSHHHAFGGHLESAVISVTCEIALQMTDALVLRKRNEEFQLNFLELSGKNKKKSELFLF, encoded by the coding sequence ATGCAATCCCAAAAAATCGGCAACGGCTACATGATTCGGCTTGAAAAAGGCGAAGAAATCGCAGAATCCCTCAAGCGTTTTTGCCAAGAAAAAGGCATTAAATCCGGTTCAATTTCCGGCATTGGGGCCACGGATAATATTTCCATCAAATATTACGATTTGGAACAAAAAAAATATGATTCCAAGCATTTTGGAGGAGAAAACTACGAGATTCTTTCCCTCAACGGCAATGTCTCCTTACTGAACAACGAGCCTTTCACGCATCTTCACATCACATTGGCCGATTCGCATCATCATGCGTTTGGTGGCCACCTCGAATCCGCAGTAATTTCCGTGACTTGCGAAATCGCGCTTCAAATGACGGATGCTCTCGTGCTCCGAAAACGCAACGAAGAATTTCAACTCAATTTCCTGGAGCTTTCATGAAAAAACAAGAAAAAATCGGAATTATTTTTATTCTAA
- a CDS encoding DMT family transporter — protein sequence MKKQEKIGIIFILISAALVGLFPVVVNRVTQTVPPITFAALSALFAAVGLFIYSALTGKLHELKQKKAYFPVLMVTILIVIIPYTLFSIGASQTSGINSSILPLSEIIFTLIVTPFFGEKTTFKKIFGALGIFVGAFFLLYNGSFQFNHGDFLIIASTITYPFGSFYTKKALNLISPSIILCVRFALGGLFMLMLARVFEPATDLTEVFSLHWGSLLLTGFVFLGIAKIISHEALKRLDISKTISLLMTSPLFSLIILIVFFKEIPSAFQWIGIGVMAIGVYFSIKRPSVDPALTKYGPAV from the coding sequence ATGAAAAAACAAGAAAAAATCGGAATTATTTTTATTCTAATCAGTGCGGCTTTAGTTGGGTTATTCCCGGTGGTGGTTAATCGAGTGACACAAACCGTTCCACCCATTACGTTTGCCGCGCTCTCTGCTCTTTTTGCCGCAGTGGGCTTATTTATTTATTCCGCATTGACCGGAAAACTTCACGAATTGAAACAAAAAAAAGCTTATTTCCCAGTGCTTATGGTAACGATTTTAATCGTCATTATTCCCTATACTTTATTCTCGATCGGGGCCAGCCAAACCTCGGGGATCAATTCGTCGATTCTTCCGCTCTCCGAAATTATATTCACCCTGATCGTCACTCCTTTTTTCGGAGAAAAAACAACGTTTAAGAAAATTTTTGGCGCCCTCGGAATTTTCGTGGGAGCTTTTTTCCTTTTATATAATGGAAGTTTTCAATTCAATCATGGAGATTTTTTAATCATTGCCAGTACAATCACCTATCCTTTTGGTAGTTTTTACACCAAAAAAGCCCTCAATTTGATTTCTCCGAGCATTATTCTTTGTGTGCGCTTTGCTTTGGGAGGACTTTTTATGCTCATGCTTGCACGTGTTTTTGAACCTGCCACCGATCTTACGGAAGTGTTTTCTTTGCATTGGGGTTCCCTTTTATTAACAGGTTTTGTTTTTCTTGGAATTGCCAAAATCATCAGCCATGAAGCCCTTAAACGACTGGATATTTCCAAGACAATTTCTCTCTTAATGACCTCCCCTCTGTTCAGCTTGATCATCTTAATTGTATTTTTTAAAGAGATCCCCTCTGCGTTTCAATGGATTGGAATTGGAGTGATGGCGATTGGGGTTTATTTTTCCATCAAAAGACCGTCTGTGGATCCGGCACTCACTAAATACGGCCCCGCTGTTTAA
- the purM gene encoding phosphoribosylformylglycinamidine cyclo-ligase yields the protein MKYQGPRTTYKKAGVDIETGIAASKKAYELAMSTHVSRKGMFGAPIRIEDGFTGVLDCGDFLLVHNSDGVGSKMQIAELMNRYETLGWDLLAMVANDAVSAGAEVLSVNSTLDVKTIDQMAITRLMEGLAAACREQSIVISGGDISELKDQVKGMVWNASVIGAIEKQKWITGMQIKPHDKIVGLQSRGFHASGISLARYILKKTHGEHWTRYKFNEGNSWGEVILIPSGIYHACILDMIGRFRKGETRVHVKGIAHVTGGGLPVSLMRVLNKVKRGAKIDTPFPAHQAMLTLQKLGNVDDEEAYTTWNMGVGMMIIVDESEANEVIAIARKHSIPAQVIGEVTDKPGVELVSQAYFKRGRTLEF from the coding sequence ATGAAATATCAAGGCCCTCGCACCACATATAAAAAAGCCGGCGTCGACATCGAAACCGGAATTGCAGCTTCCAAAAAAGCTTACGAGCTCGCAATGTCCACGCACGTTTCTCGAAAAGGCATGTTCGGCGCGCCGATTCGCATAGAAGATGGATTCACCGGAGTTTTGGATTGCGGTGATTTTTTACTCGTTCACAACAGCGACGGAGTTGGCAGTAAAATGCAAATCGCGGAACTCATGAATCGCTACGAAACACTGGGTTGGGATTTGTTAGCTATGGTGGCGAATGACGCGGTTTCAGCCGGGGCCGAGGTTTTGTCCGTCAACAGCACGTTGGATGTTAAAACCATTGATCAAATGGCCATCACGCGCCTGATGGAAGGCTTGGCTGCGGCGTGTCGCGAGCAAAGCATTGTGATTTCCGGGGGCGATATTTCGGAATTAAAGGATCAAGTGAAAGGAATGGTATGGAACGCTTCAGTTATCGGAGCTATTGAAAAGCAAAAATGGATCACAGGTATGCAAATCAAACCGCACGACAAAATTGTAGGTCTTCAAAGTCGCGGATTTCATGCCAGTGGAATTTCTTTAGCGCGTTATATTTTAAAAAAGACGCACGGCGAACATTGGACGCGTTACAAATTCAATGAAGGAAATTCGTGGGGCGAGGTGATTCTTATCCCTTCCGGTATTTATCATGCATGTATTTTGGATATGATCGGTCGATTCCGAAAAGGGGAGACGCGAGTGCATGTAAAAGGAATTGCGCACGTGACCGGAGGCGGGTTGCCCGTGAGTTTAATGAGGGTTTTGAATAAAGTGAAACGCGGAGCAAAAATCGACACTCCATTCCCGGCGCATCAAGCCATGTTAACCCTTCAAAAACTGGGAAATGTGGACGATGAAGAAGCTTACACAACTTGGAATATGGGGGTAGGCATGATGATCATTGTGGATGAATCCGAGGCCAATGAGGTCATTGCCATCGCACGAAAACACAGCATCCCGGCACAAGTGATCGGCGAAGTGACGGATAAACCCGGCGTGGAGTTGGTGAGCCAGGCGTACTTTAAACGGGGAAGAACGCTGGAGTTTTAA
- a CDS encoding ATP-binding cassette domain-containing protein — protein MIKFTDIVKKYGERKVLDHVNLEIDGGEFVTIVGPSGAGKSTLLYALIGGIRMDSGSITVDGYEITEFKPSALQEYRRKVGMIFQDYKLLENKTVYENAAFALEVCGWKDGDIEERTYEVLDLVGMIDHSDKFPHQLAGGEGQRTAIARALVHRPKLLIADEPTGNLDYWNTKQILDILKKVNESGTTVLMATHNREVVDEMHRRVLILNQGVIISDKENSGYELDHTDEWALGIRHHEAFIHPATKAHPKSDHAESSEKEVGDIEITEIRH, from the coding sequence ATGATTAAATTCACCGACATCGTCAAAAAATACGGCGAACGTAAAGTGCTCGATCACGTCAATTTGGAGATCGACGGCGGCGAATTTGTGACGATTGTCGGTCCGTCCGGCGCAGGCAAATCGACGTTGTTGTACGCACTCATTGGGGGTATCCGAATGGACAGCGGATCCATCACGGTGGATGGCTATGAGATCACGGAATTCAAGCCTTCGGCCTTGCAAGAATACCGTCGAAAAGTGGGTATGATTTTTCAGGATTATAAATTATTGGAAAATAAAACTGTGTACGAAAACGCGGCCTTTGCGTTAGAAGTGTGCGGATGGAAAGACGGGGACATCGAAGAACGAACGTATGAAGTTTTGGATTTGGTGGGCATGATCGATCATTCGGATAAATTTCCGCATCAACTTGCCGGAGGAGAAGGTCAGCGCACCGCGATTGCACGCGCTTTGGTGCATCGTCCCAAACTGCTCATCGCAGACGAACCCACCGGCAATCTTGATTATTGGAACACCAAGCAGATTTTGGATATTTTAAAAAAAGTGAATGAAAGCGGAACCACGGTGCTCATGGCCACCCACAATCGTGAGGTGGTGGATGAAATGCATCGTCGGGTTTTGATTTTGAATCAGGGCGTCATCATTTCGGATAAAGAAAATAGTGGGTATGAATTAGACCACACCGATGAATGGGCTCTCGGGATTCGGCACCACGAAGCCTTTATTCATCCTGCGACCAAGGCGCACCCCAAATCGGATCATGCCGAGAGTAGCGAAAAAGAGGTGGGGGACATTGAGATTACGGAAATCAGACATTAA
- a CDS encoding tyrosine-type recombinase/integrase, producing the protein MPLSQFITRFLEHAEIGKQQSVKTIENYHHYLTRFLTWAGDIEPDKITLDLVHRYRLYLNRFPQEENAQAATLKKQLRKKSGHSLSLKTQNYHLIALRAFLKYLVKNDIPTLAPEKIELGKTPKRTVEFLTREEVERLLLAVPLDTKTGLRDRTILETLFSTGLRVSELANLNRNQVDLKRKEFMVRGKGKKPRIVFLSDRCAEWLELYLKSREDNWSPLFINMRRHRAVDGLEIGEKFRLTTVSIENIVRRTTVFAGIIKKVTPHTLRHSFATHLLTRGADLRSVQEMLGHSSITTTQIYTHLTNPQLHEVHRKYHD; encoded by the coding sequence ATGCCCCTCTCTCAATTCATCACTCGTTTCCTCGAGCACGCGGAAATCGGTAAGCAACAATCCGTCAAAACCATTGAAAATTATCATCATTATTTGACGCGATTTTTGACATGGGCCGGAGACATTGAACCGGATAAAATTACCCTCGACCTCGTGCATCGCTACCGTTTGTATTTGAATCGATTTCCTCAAGAGGAGAATGCTCAAGCCGCGACATTAAAAAAGCAACTTAGAAAAAAATCGGGCCATTCCCTTTCACTTAAAACGCAAAATTATCACCTCATCGCACTTCGCGCTTTTCTCAAATATTTGGTTAAAAACGACATCCCCACTCTCGCCCCGGAAAAAATTGAACTCGGGAAAACACCCAAGCGCACCGTTGAATTTTTAACGCGAGAAGAAGTGGAACGTTTGTTACTGGCCGTGCCGTTGGACACCAAAACCGGACTTCGCGATCGCACGATTTTGGAAACTTTATTTTCCACCGGCTTGCGTGTGAGCGAACTCGCCAATCTTAATCGAAATCAGGTGGATTTAAAGCGAAAAGAATTCATGGTTCGAGGCAAAGGGAAAAAACCACGCATCGTTTTTTTGTCAGACCGCTGCGCCGAATGGCTCGAGCTTTACTTGAAATCGCGTGAGGATAATTGGAGCCCGCTTTTTATCAATATGCGTCGTCATCGGGCGGTCGATGGGTTGGAAATCGGTGAAAAATTTCGGCTCACCACGGTCTCGATTGAAAACATTGTTCGACGCACCACCGTGTTCGCTGGTATTATAAAAAAAGTTACGCCTCACACTCTTCGTCACTCGTTCGCAACTCATTTGTTGACGCGCGGCGCAGACCTTCGGTCGGTGCAGGAAATGTTGGGTCATTCCTCCATCACCACCACTCAAATTTACACGCACCTCACCAACCCGCAATTGCATGAGGTGCATCGAAAATATCATGATTAA